GACACCGCACTCGTAGGACGATAGTGTCTTTTTTAACACTGCGAGGTAGCAGCATCGTTACCTTGTGGTTGCCCTCGGCTTTTGTTAAATGCATTTCCAGTGTTTGTGCACCGGCGTTGCCACGCGAAGGGTTTACCTTCTCGTGTTTATGTCAATACTTGCGTTGGAATCGGGTGCTAACTGTTGTGCGAGACTAACtgccacccccccccccaaaaaaaagtacatatATTTGCGCTTCCGTTGCTCCTTCATTCAAGTCATCCGGTCAAAGGACAACCCATAAGTTCACTGCTGTAGAATTAGTTCCTGCCGCACACATGTTGTCGCGCACCTTTTTTGCAGCTCAGAGGAAGATACCGTTCTATCCTGTCAATCCAAGCAACCCACTTGTGTATTTTGATATTTCCATTGGCTCCCAGAAGGCTGGAAGGGTAGAAATGGAGCTCTTCAAGGATGTGGTACCGAAAACGGCGGAGAATTTCCGTGCATTATGTACAGGTGAAAAGGGCCTGGGACGATCTGGCAAGGCATTGTCGTACAAGGGAAGCAAGTTCCATCGCGTCATCCCTCAGTTCATGTGTCAGGGAGGAGACTTCACGAGCGGTAACGGTACGGGTGGAGAGTCAATATACGGATTGAAATTTCCCGA
This is a stretch of genomic DNA from Trypanosoma brucei gambiense DAL972 chromosome 2, complete sequence. It encodes these proteins:
- a CDS encoding cyclophilin, putative; this translates as MLSRTFFAAQRKIPFYPVNPSNPLVYFDISIGSQKAGRVEMELFKDVVPKTAENFRALCTGEKGLGRSGKALSYKGSKFHRVIPQFMCQGGDFTSGNGTGGESIYGLKFPDESFAGRAGKHFGPGTLSMANAGRNTNGSQFFICTAATPWLDGKHVVFGQVTKGYEVIEKVETNGSQSGATRQPITITDCGQIEQG